Part of the Brevibacillus brevis genome is shown below.
TTTATGCCACAGCTCCGCACGCGAACGGCTCCAGAACCACGTCTCCTTCGTCTCCAGCGATTTTTGCAGCGATTCCTTGTTCATGTACGCGAGCGTCAGCACTTCCTTGCTGACGGCATCCTGCACAATGGCGGGAATGAGGCCATTTTCGTCAAATTTCAATTGTTCCCACAGGGTCTCTGCTGTCATGGCCGCACTACAACTCCTTTGGTCTGGAGATACTCTTTCACCGCTTGGATCGAGGTCTCCTCATAATGGAAAATGGATGCCGCCAAAGCCGCGTCCGCTTTTCCTTCTGTCAGCACATCGTAAAAATGCTCCCGGGCTCCCGCGCCGCCGGAGGCAATCACCGGAATGCCTACCGACTCGGATACCCGTCTGGTCAGCTCGATGCCAAAGCCCTTCTTCTCGCCGTCGTCGTCCATGCTCGTCAGCAGGATTTCCCCCGCGCCCAATGCCTCGGCTTCCTGGGCCCATGCCACGACGTCTCTTCCCGTAGCATTGCGTCCGCCGTGGGTGTACACTTCCCAACGATCCCCACCCACGTTGCGGGCATCGATCGCGACGACGATACATTGCGATCCGAAAACAGTCGCCCCTTCGCCGATCAGCTCCGGCCTCAGCACGGCCGCTGTATTCAACGAGATCTTATCGGCTCCGGCCCGCAATATGCGCCTCATGTCATCGACGCTGTTGATTCCGCCGCCGACCGTAAACGGGATCGTGATGTTGGCAGCGGTGCGTTCAATCACGTCCACCATCGTCTTGCGGCCCTCATGCGAAGCGGAAATGTCGAGAAATACCAGCTCGTCCGCCCGCTGCTCGCTGTATTTTTTGGCGAGCTCCACCGGGTCTCCCGCATCGCGCAGCCCGACGAACTGTACGCCTTTTACGACCCGTCCGTCTTTTACGTCCAGGCAGGGAATGATTCGTTTTGCCAGCATTTCACACACGCTCCCCCATGCGATTCAGCGCCTCATCCAAGGAGAACGCCTCTGTATACAGGGCCTTTCCGACGATGGCACCGGAGACTCCGTCCTTTTCATGAGCGGACAGCGCAAGCAGATCGTCGAGGCTGCTGACTCCGCCGGATGCGATGACCGACTTGCCTGTGGCAATCGCCAAGGCCGTAATTTCCTCCACATTGGGGCCGGTCAGCGTGCCGTCCCTTGCGATGTCGGTGTAAATGAAGGTCTCCGCTCCGTACGACACCAGCCGTTTAGCCAGCTCCGTGGCGGATACATCCGTCGTGTTCAGCCAGCCGCGCGTAGCGACCATGCCGCTTCTGCAATCGAGTCCAATCGCGATTTTGTCCCCGTACGTCTCGAGAATGCGACGGGTAAACGGCTCGTCTTCGATGGCCGCCGTCCCGACGATGACCCTCGCTACCCCCGCTTGCAGGTAATCCGCGATCTGCTCCTCGGTCCGGATACCACCGCCCACCTGCACGGGGACCGGGATGCTGCGGGCGATTTCCTTGATCAGCTCGGCATTGGCAGGCTTGCCTTCCTTCGCCCCGTCCAAATCGACCAGATGCACCCAGGAAGCGCCTTGCGCGACCCACCGCTTCGCCATTTCCACCGGAGAGTCGGCATACACCGTCTCCTGCTCGTAATCCCCCTGGAACAGCCGAACGCATTTTCCCCCGCGTATGTCAATGGCCGGATAAATGAGAAAGCTCATGCCAATACCCCCTCGCACTGTACCGCGAAATTTTGCAGCAGACGCATCCCCGTCTCTCCGCTCTTCTCCGGGTGGAACTGCATGCCGTATACGTTCTCCCGTCCGACGATGGCCGTCACATCCTGGTGATAGTCGCTCGTTGCCAGCAAGATGTCCGGGCTTCCTACCCGCACATGGTACGAGTGCACGAAATAGACGTAGTCGCCGGTCTGTACGCCGTCGAGCAGCCAGTGGCTTTGCGCAAGGGTGAGCTGGTTCCAGCCCATGTGGGGAATCTTGTACTCTCCACCGGCAAAACGAACCGCTTCTCCATTCAGGAGCCCAAGCCCGATGTGCTCGCCATGCTCTTCGCTTTTCCCGAACAACAGCTGCATGCCGAGGCAAATGCCGAGGATCGGACGTCCGGAAGCTGCATAGTCGTGAATGGCCTGTTCCAGCCCCAGCTCCCGAATATTCGCGACAGCATCTCCAAACGCTCCCACGCCGGGGAGAATCAGTCCGCTGCATTCATCCAGACGCTCCGGCTGGGAGACGAAATCATAGGAATAGCCCAGACGCTCCAGCGCCTTGCTCAAGCTGAACAAATTCCCCATGCCGTAGTCGATAATGCCGATCATGTCACAAAACCCCTTTGGTAGACGGGACCCCTTTGACTCTCGGGTCGATCGTCGTCGCTTCGTCCAGCGCGCGGCCCAGCGCCTTGAAGATCGCTTCAATCATATGATGGGTATTGTGCCCATAGTGCAGGATTACGTGCAGGTTGATCCGCGCTTCCAGGGCGAACTTCCAGAGGAACTCATGGACGAGCTCCGTAGGGAATTGCCCGACGACGTTGGAAGGGTAAACCGCCCGGTACTCCAGATGCGGCCGGTTGCTGATGTCGATCACGACCTGCGCCAGCGCGTCATCCATCGGGACGAAGGCGTTGCCGTAGCGCTTGATGCCCTTTTTGTCGCCCAGCGCCTCACGCAGCGCATGCCCCAGGCAAATGCCGATGTCCTCCACCGTGTGATGGTAGTCGATTTCGATGTCGCCCTTCGCTTTGACGTTCAGATCAAAGTGTCCATGCCGCGTAAACAGGTCCAGCATGTGATCGAGAAATGGAACGCCGGAGTCCTGCTTGCTCTCCCCCGCGCCGTCGATTCCAAAGGAAAGGGCAATCTGGGTCTCATTGGTGTTGCGTTCGATTCTGGCTTCGCGCTTTTGCAGCTCACTCATCCGTTTTCACGCTCCTGCTCTTCGCTATCAAAGTCCCGCAGACGTTCGGCAATCGCCCGTCCGTGTGCCGCCAGCCCTTCCTGCTCGGCCAGCGCTACGATTTTATGTCCGTTCTCCCGCAAGTCGCGCTTGGAGTAGGAGACGACGCTCGATTTTTTGATGAAGTCGTCGACCGAGAGCGGCGAGGAGAAACGAGCCGTCCCGTTGGTCGGAATGACGTGGTTCGTCCCCGCGAAGTAATCGCCGACCGGCTCCGAGCTGTACGGCCCGAGGAAGATGGCCCCGGCATTCTCCACTTTTCCCAAGTGCTCGAGGGGATCCGCAATCATGATTTCCAGGTGCTCCGGCGCGATCCGGTTAATGGCGGCGAAGCCCTCTTCCAGATCGTCGACCAGCAGGATCGCTCCGAAATTGCGCACGGCCGCCTCTGCAATTTCGCGGCGCGGCAAGTCAGCCAGCTGGCGCTCGACCTCGCCTGCCACTTCTTCCGCTACCTTTCGCGACGTAGTCACGAGGACGGCCGCCGACATCGGGTCGTGCTCCGCCTGTGACAGCAGGTCCGCCGCTATGTAGCGCGGATTGGCGGTCTCGTCGGCCAGGACGGCGATCTCGCTCGGTCCCGCCACCATATCGATGCTCACCAGGCCGAATACTTCCCGCTTGGCCAAAGCGACGTAGATATTGCCCGGGCCCACGATCTTGTCAACCGCCTTGATTTGCTCCGTCCCGTAGGTAAGGGCCGCAATCGCCTGCGCTCCGCCTACCTTGTACACTTCCTTCACGCCGGCGATCTGCGCCGCCACGAGAATGGCCGGATTGACTTTGCCATCCCGTCCGGGCGGAGTCGTGATGACGACTTCGGGCACTCCGGCGATTTTGGCAGGAATGGCGTTCATCAGGACGCTGGAGGGATAGGCGGCGGTTCCGCCCGGCACGTACAAGCCCGCGCGTCTGAGCGGCCGCACGATCTGCCCGAGCAGCGTCCCGCTCTCCTTCGTCGTAAACCAGGACTGGCGCACTTGACGGCTGTGGAAATCACGAATGTTCTCTGCCGCTTCCTCCAGAGCCGCCTTCACTTCCGGCGATACCTGCGCGCTTGCCTCCGCAAACTCTTCTTCGGTTACCAGAAACC
Proteins encoded:
- the hisB gene encoding imidazoleglycerol-phosphate dehydratase HisB, with the translated sequence MSELQKREARIERNTNETQIALSFGIDGAGESKQDSGVPFLDHMLDLFTRHGHFDLNVKAKGDIEIDYHHTVEDIGICLGHALREALGDKKGIKRYGNAFVPMDDALAQVVIDISNRPHLEYRAVYPSNVVGQFPTELVHEFLWKFALEARINLHVILHYGHNTHHMIEAIFKALGRALDEATTIDPRVKGVPSTKGVL
- the hisF gene encoding imidazole glycerol phosphate synthase subunit HisF, whose product is MLAKRIIPCLDVKDGRVVKGVQFVGLRDAGDPVELAKKYSEQRADELVFLDISASHEGRKTMVDVIERTAANITIPFTVGGGINSVDDMRRILRAGADKISLNTAAVLRPELIGEGATVFGSQCIVVAIDARNVGGDRWEVYTHGGRNATGRDVVAWAQEAEALGAGEILLTSMDDDGEKKGFGIELTRRVSESVGIPVIASGGAGAREHFYDVLTEGKADAALAASIFHYEETSIQAVKEYLQTKGVVVRP
- the hisA gene encoding 1-(5-phosphoribosyl)-5-[(5-phosphoribosylamino)methylideneamino]imidazole-4-carboxamide isomerase codes for the protein MSFLIYPAIDIRGGKCVRLFQGDYEQETVYADSPVEMAKRWVAQGASWVHLVDLDGAKEGKPANAELIKEIARSIPVPVQVGGGIRTEEQIADYLQAGVARVIVGTAAIEDEPFTRRILETYGDKIAIGLDCRSGMVATRGWLNTTDVSATELAKRLVSYGAETFIYTDIARDGTLTGPNVEEITALAIATGKSVIASGGVSSLDDLLALSAHEKDGVSGAIVGKALYTEAFSLDEALNRMGERV
- the hisH gene encoding imidazole glycerol phosphate synthase subunit HisH, with the translated sequence MIGIIDYGMGNLFSLSKALERLGYSYDFVSQPERLDECSGLILPGVGAFGDAVANIRELGLEQAIHDYAASGRPILGICLGMQLLFGKSEEHGEHIGLGLLNGEAVRFAGGEYKIPHMGWNQLTLAQSHWLLDGVQTGDYVYFVHSYHVRVGSPDILLATSDYHQDVTAIVGRENVYGMQFHPEKSGETGMRLLQNFAVQCEGVLA
- the hisD gene encoding histidinol dehydrogenase: MRIMSASQFDGKRSVDAGTREQQETVRAVLAEVRARGDEALREYTERFDRVRLERFLVTEEEFAEASAQVSPEVKAALEEAAENIRDFHSRQVRQSWFTTKESGTLLGQIVRPLRRAGLYVPGGTAAYPSSVLMNAIPAKIAGVPEVVITTPPGRDGKVNPAILVAAQIAGVKEVYKVGGAQAIAALTYGTEQIKAVDKIVGPGNIYVALAKREVFGLVSIDMVAGPSEIAVLADETANPRYIAADLLSQAEHDPMSAAVLVTTSRKVAEEVAGEVERQLADLPRREIAEAAVRNFGAILLVDDLEEGFAAINRIAPEHLEIMIADPLEHLGKVENAGAIFLGPYSSEPVGDYFAGTNHVIPTNGTARFSSPLSVDDFIKKSSVVSYSKRDLRENGHKIVALAEQEGLAAHGRAIAERLRDFDSEEQERENG